The Bradysia coprophila strain Holo2 chromosome X, BU_Bcop_v1, whole genome shotgun sequence genomic interval GTTGAAGGAAAAAAGTTTACGTGGGAAGACTAACGGATTTTTTCGATCGGGTGTGTTCGCAATCGGCGAACGGCTGGGTGATATTGGTCGACCTAAGCGTGGTGGCGTTTTCCAGCGCTTACGAAACGTCTGGTAacaagaaatttcaattgaattttatcgataattttgacagTGAATAAGCAATTACCTCAGCCTTTTCTTTGGACATTGGCCCAGCACATGCTTGGATCTGCATTTCTGGACTGAGCGGGTCCAACACAAAGCTCTGAAAATTAGAACAGTTGAGTTTTTAACCTAAAGACCTTCAATTTTGACGAAGTAGTGGTTACCGGTGGATTTGTTGGAGAAAATGGTTCGCCGATGATCGGAGGTATCGAATTATCAACCGATCGAATAACTGGCACATAGAATCGCTCTTCAAGTAGCTCAGCTATTTGATTTATCACTTCTTTGCTTGTGGTTTCCTGGCAACGAAAGCAAATTATCTGAAAATGGATGGGAAGAATGTTAGACGTTATTCAACGGTAGACTAGTCTCCCCCAAAAATCACTCACGTCTTTGGGATATTTTCCATCGGAATTGGCAGTATAACTACATTGTGCGTATGATGTCAACACTTCGACCGCTTCGACACAACCAAATTTCACAGCCAAATGAAGTGGTGTCTCGTTCCGGCCTTTCTCCGGCATATTCAGATAcaaatccaacaaaattttagcGATTTCCTCGCAAATGTGCCCATTGTGTTTGTTATTATGCACCAGCTCAATGTACAACGGATCGGCGATTGTTTTCAGAATCAGTTCGCACATTTTGCCATTCTTCGCCAGTGCAGCCACATGCAAGGCATTGTAACGTGTGCTCTCCTTTAAAATTGTCGGCGTATCACCACTACCGATCAGATACCGTGGATTGTTCCAAATGGTCTCTCGGACCACGTCCAATTTGCCCTGTTCGATGGACTTTCGAAATGCTACCAGTTCTTGTGTTTTCGGACCGCGGAATGGTGATTTGTCATGAACGGTTGATGGAGCTGCAATGGTATGTTGAAGAGATAgaggaaaaaattaatttacgtGAAATTATGGAATTGACTTGAGACGCGAACGGCATTGAAAGAATCGTGGAGTGACATGGAGTTAGAGGTCTATACATTCGCTAAAGTTTCGCAGTTTTCTGGTCGGTCAGTAGTCGGACTatcatcgaaattttcatttaacatgTAGATCAAGAGATTTGACCGGCCGGTTGATCTTCTTCGCAATACAAATTCGAGTCAAATCGACTGTTCTTTAGAATGATAATCTTGCACTGGCTTCCTGTCGGTTATTAGTTTTCGTAAATGGTTGCCTTTAGGTGGAAATACTTTCTAATCACACCATTCTTTCAAGCGTGCTCTCGCAGAGATAGTTTTTCTCAATCGAATCAAAGTTtctaatttaaaacaaaaatgattctgCCATCACGTGCCACAATATACCATAATTCCGTGTGCGAAACGCTTCGAGTTACCTCATCTCGTcgcaaaattataaattgtttacaatacaTACATGACGACATGGTCGTGTTGACTGGTAAAACAGCCATtccatttttagaaaaatttacagCTTCTTCATTCGTCTTGAACTCTTTCAGCCGTGCCTCCTTGTGAGTTTTCAGCAGCTGAAATGCTTCCTGTTTGTCGGTGAACACATTgtgattttctgaaaaaaagatCGAAATTTCGTTTGTGGCTTAAATCCATTCATCAACCATAATTGAACAGCCGACAAGgcgatgaaaattttcaatttttattgtttcagcAATAGACGCGTCTGGCTCTGGATATAAATAAccgaaataaaaggaaaataaaaataaacatcgTGTCATGTAATACATGTTGATGTACCCAATGTTGAGCAAAGTAATATAAAACACAACCTTGCAAttcgaagaagaagaaaaagaaacacaaaacaaaaacagaacaaTACGCAAATCCATTGACGCGAATCCCTCCAGTATCTGGTGATAGAATCTTACATAAAGCCAGTGATTAGTAAATGGAATGCGAATGGCATTGAATTAtcgaagaaattattttcgtattcTATCAGTGATGGAATTGCGTTTTCGGATAAGGCAATCCCGAATTATTCATAACCTAACCACAGTCACGGTAAAGCTGGATAATAATTCTCCTGTttgagaatgaaaaaaatcctATGAATGAACCTCCCGAAGTTCAGACAAACTTGTTggaatttaaaagattttcgtttttcttccaTTTGTTAATATCTATGGAATTCTGcacaaaacaatttgttttcattgtgAAGAACTGGTCATGTTACCTCGGTCATTGTCATTGTTGCTTGGAATAAATATTCCGTAAAAGGACATCGTTTCCACACTTCCTCCGATACGAGTTTGACAATTAAGCGAGTGAAactaatttttgtgttgattgaaatttctttttatcaccgtcgcaattttttttttatttttgttgattccGTTATTTGCAATGAAGTTAGTTGAAAATACACTCTGTGTGTGTTGCACTATATGACACATCGGTAAAGTAAATTCCACCGATTCCACCATAAATTGGGCGAGTTTATGCCAGGGATGCGTTGCTttctttcaaatgtttttttaaattctaatcgattgtggatttgagcaaggttctgaaaaaacagggtaagacacttctgagttgattacgaaggcggtgaaacacaaattttgacaatttaaacatgttttgtttaacacactcattacagattcGTGCACAATCTTTAACGAATGTGTTTCccccgccttcgtaagtgtcttaacctgttctttcagaaccttggatttGAGCTctatttcacaggactctcaattatttccacaatctaaagactattatgatcagagcgagaaattataaatttcctagaggtacttgtcaaagtatttgcttctttTTCAACATGTTACGATGCGAGCGAGAGGACCAAGATCCTCGCCAAGATCAGTTTATTAAAAGTCGCCCTGGGTTGGGGCGAGGGGTGAGTCACttttagattaaatggattaaatggtattaaatggattaaatggaataaaaattggattaaataggaaaaaagttcattttaccaaatactttaaaagtcttaaaatggttgattttgatcgaaccacgtactacaagtCATACTAGAACGTTAAAAAGcataaaattccacttttagaagtttttaccaaaaaaaaaaattctatgtctcacgagtacttaaacgccCTGGGGATCGTGCGAatctaattttcgtaattagtttacaaattttttaggtGGGTGGCCTAATTATttcagtaaaacaaaaaaaaattttggattaaatggattaaatggaagtgacTCAGCCCTCGGGTTGGGatccttgtcaaaatattttcttatctttcaacacaaaactctctagactgttatgatgatAGAGAAGGGAATAAAATTTGGCAATTCTCGTTTTGATCATAACAATCTATACATAAGATTTTCTCTTATTGGTGATTTACAACAAATGTCGCGACACCTAGCAGAAAAATACACAGTCACTTAGATGTATCCATAGAAAGTGGTCAGAAATGCGTAGCAGAAACAATATCGTACAAATCATacatacactcgcggaattttgaaaaccaacgcattttctgtttcgtggtttattggtttttttttgtgaattttgcatgtatttttatatggagaaattaGAAACGCAGGTAAAAcgtagaaacagaaaatgtgtcggttttcaaaattccgtgtgtgtaaaACAGTGTTTTactaaaacacagaaacagaaaatgtgtccgttttcaaaattccgtgtgtgtgtatatagaaAACGTTGGCACCTTTTGATCATGGAAAGCGCCAGTAAGACAAGCACAGGAGCTTTATTCTGCACATGTTATTACAATTACGTAAGACAATTAATATCAATCGTTAATATCAATCGTTTGTCTCGTTTTTGCAATCGTTGTGTTTGGATAGACTTTTCTGATTAGAGCGAGGCGACCAGTTTACTAtaatttacatgctacatgcgtcgaaagcCGTACTTTCCATGATTCAAGCCCTACTTTTGATgctctcagcatgtaaaatccattacataattcgggataaaaatgaaaagtctcgttttcgtgtgtttattgacctcgtctacgcctcggatcaacaaaattccgaaacgCCGTTTCGacagaaaaaatttcgaacGTTTTACTCGTATATTTCGACTGTTTTTCAGTATTTGAAAATCGTAGTGTATGTAACCAACTCGGATATATCAAGTAGctctttattttaataaacttcactttaaaaaaacaattttattaaaaataaatgttgaatATCCAAAAAAAGACCAAAAAATGCTTCATACCCCACTTCGACGTGGATACATCGAGGAACTCCTTATATTAGTTGATCTCACTCTTATATGCAGTAAATAATGAATAACCACATgaaaaacctcaaaaaaacgataaaattttGTCGATTTGGGGTGGTACCACTAAAGGTGCTCCAACCCTCTGCCTGCAGTGAAACTTATCCAAGGATGATTTTCCATAGCATGGTACTACTGAGGCTAGGCTATCTTGCCATACATACCATGCCATGGACTTGTGTCACTGCAGGCGGTCAGGAACTTGGgaaaatcacctatttttttacctaaaatcattgatatcaaaattttcacagtGAACTTCACCGGACTTTACTGTACGCACTCCAAATATTTGTAACTTGTCAGTTGCGTGTATAAAATtccataagaactgtcaatCTACGCCTTGGCGCAGTGTTCTAAGAAGTAATGTTAACAAACCAGAAAATACGTGGATTTGCCCAGATACTGAAGTCTAAAACAAAATCAGACGAATTCTCTGATGCGCTTTGAATTCATAAATTCCGCCTTCTCGATCTTCACCAAGAATCTACCATATCTGTGTAACTGACGTaactgaacaaaataaatgttttttgcagGCGCGCTGTCAAATGTGCAAATACATACACCGAATACacacatttatttttgatattttgaaatttgttgtaCCTTACTGGACtgtaaagaagaaaaaacaagaATAATGAGCGATGATGGGATGGATCCAATGGACGTAGGTGAGTAGTGCATgacaacaaacgaaaaatagCTGTGAATTCCATCGCTAAATcgatttaaaattgtaaaaataaagtagCCGTGAATGAAGAAACACTGAATGATGATGTAGATCTACTAAATGATAATATGTCCAAATGACGAAATATTTACTTATACGCCTTtggaatgaaatgaaaaaatatttagagaTCACATTCGATAGAGCTCGGAAGCGAACCTTGCAATTCCCTTTTGCCGAATTTATTTTGCTTGCGTAAGGTTATCTTCCCAACCCAAGTAAACTGTTGCGTTTTGCTTTGTAATTGTTTGCCTTTCATTGCTTGTAGATGAAAACGGGGATTCGGATCAAAATAACGAGAATTGCGGTCATAAAATGGAAGACATCTACCGTCTAAGCAGCGAGTGGGACCTGAGAGTAAGTACCACACAGTCTATTTATCAATCCAACCGAATGTGCGAACTCAGAAAAAAACGTTAGCATTTTCCAGGAGTGAAACCATCGCCAATTCACACAGTCCTATATCAAACACCCATCCTAAATGCCACCGTTCCGCCCATACCACATAAAGGGCCCGGCAGATGGGATGCGAATCATGTTCGCCTGCCATGTGCCCAACAGAATCAGTATGTCGTTAGGAATGAAGACGACACTGAGGAAGTGAAGGAACGTTGGTCGCTGATTCGCACGGCTCTTTCGCAGGATATTCGAACGTCACATGATTTAGTAGCAGCAATATTGTCATACAATACGAAATACAGCAAGACGTGGCGATTCAATGGACTGCACAAATTGTTCCAAGACAGTGACGAGAAAGCCTGCGAGTCATTTTTTACGGAACTTTTGCCGAAAATCATTCGACTGGCACTCGCTCTGCCGGAGCTAATACCGTCCGCCATTCCACTATTGAAACGGGGCACAactaaatcaatttcatttagcCAGGAGCAAATTGCATCGTTGCTAGCCAACGCGTTTCTATGTACATTTCCACGCCGTAACGCACAGGGAAAACGATCCGAGTACCGATCATTTCCCGATATTAATTTCAATCGATTGTTTGAATCGTCCGAACACAATGTCGTTGAGAAGCTCAAGTGCATTTGTCACTATTTTCGTCGTGTGACTAATAATATGCCCACCGGTGTGGTAACGTTCACTAGACGTTGTATGCCAGACAAACATCGGATCAGATGGGATAAATGGGAGGGCGATTTTAAGGCAACCAAATTACATGTTACAGCTTACGGGACGATTGAAGATGATGGACGCGGTCTGTTGCAGGTAGATTTTGCTAATAAATTTTTGGGCGGTGGTGTACTCGGATTCGGATGTGTTCAAGAGGAAATTCGTTTTGTCATTTGTCCGGAAATGATTGTGAGCAAATTGATAACGGAAGTGCTTGACAAAAATGAAGCGTTACTGATGATCGGTTGCGAGAGATTCAGCTCATACAGCGGATACGCTTCGACGTTTGAGTGGAATGACAATTTCATAGACCGAACTCCATACGACGAGTCTAGGCGTCGATTGTGTAATGTTGTTGCAATCGATGCGTTGAATTTCTATGCAGCGTCTGACCAGTACAGAGAAGAATTGATCCGGCGGGAATTGGACAAGGCATATGTCGGATACTATCATGAACTGAAGTCTCCGGCACCTGGCGTAGCCACTGGAAATTGGGGCTGTGGTGCATTTGGTGGTAACAAACGACTGAAAGCGCTTATACAACTGATGGTTTGTTGCGTAACGTGCCGACCAATGGTTTACTTCACATTTTTTGATAAAGAGCTGAGAGATGAACTGCTGGAAATGCGAAAATTTTTGGTCGACGAAGGCATCACAGTTGGTACgtgttaaattcaaatttaattgtcTAGCGTACAACTTCGTATTTGCGGCGAACACTGTGTATCGTTCAAGATGATAAATGCATTTGTTGCACCTCTCCCGggattttattggaatttcgTAGAATGAAGAGTTATGACTTAATCGTCTGACTCATCGCTACTTAAGAATGCTTTGGGATATGTAAAGTGTGACCTGATTTCTACATCTATTCAATGAAAGCGATGAACTGGCATTGATAAACAAACAGCTTCAGAATCAACAGGATCAACAGGTCCGAATTTTCCAAATCCTTAGACTTATGCGTCTCTTTGATAGCTTCAATTCGTTGAagtaaaaaacacattttttagaATTACTGACTCTCCAAACTCTCCGGGAAACTATTGCTTGTCACTTTAGCTAAAAAGTCGAATTGTCTAATCAAATTTTCTCTCCCTAAAGCCGAACTCTGGTCATCACTGGTGCAGATTCGTAATCACAAGATCCCACCCGAACATATATATTCATTCATCTACCAGTGGCATCGTGACATGTTCGTATtccagacaaaaaaaaaatcagtccCATTGCCCCTCGAGACtaattgtacatttttcgTTCGTAGAAAATATGCTCATCTGATGTTGAACGACTCACCAAATTTTGACTCTACTGACGTACCGCTTACTGAATCGTCAGCGATACCGTCATCATCAACTGAATCGTCGTCTAATTTCCAATGGCCCAGCAAGAAAAACCGCCAATCAATACCGACGAGTACATTTTATAGCAAATCTAACTGTGATACAACAACGAAACAGGAAACGTCGCCAGATAAGTCGTCACATGAGGCGGACCTGtatcgaaaatcaaaatcgtctCTGTTGGATCCGGCTGATCGCGAGTACTATCAAAAGGAGTTTACCAAAATTCACTCGAAACAAACCGTTACTGGCGGATCGTCTTTATTAGACGCTCTCGATGAAGATTACGGCGCACGTCGAACAGCTACCGACCAGACTGATTTGCCATCGTCAAAATCGGATCGGTTGGATGCGGCGGATCGCTACGGAAATGTTACTGGTGAATCGTCGTTATTGAATGCACTGGATGAAAACTACGATGATTGTAATATCGATCAAATGGTTGACGATCATGCCAATTTGCCATCATCACAACCGATTGATCAACCTAATGGCAATGTTGATATGTTTGCGAGCACTGATGGTGCTGATAgggaacaaaaaattgacagtCAGGAGAAGTCAGTCTCGAATGAAGAATCGAATGAGGATTCTCAGGATGTTATTCCGTGTACACCTCCACCGGAAAAATCTCTGAAGCGGAAAGCTAACTCTAATAAAAAGCAGATAAAAATCACGGACATTTATCCGAAACTGAACGTTAATTAACGAGTTATTTGAGAGTCGCTCAGCCAATCATTGAACAATGTTCGCaaaagaaagttttgtttgtaataaaatcTGTTTTGTTTGGGAAAATCCAGGAAGATAAGCTGGCCGAAGTTTCTAGTGAGAAAAAGAAACCACAAACGAGACGACAATGCCAAAAAGATCTGGAGGAGTGGAACCAAATGCGCCGGATGAAGAAGGGCGAATGGGACAATTACGTGAGACAAACCGTTGCTTCGGATAAAACAGGCAAAAGTTCACGCGAAGAAACGAGTGAAAAAACGAAGATCAAAAATTCGTACAAAATCGGCGGACGAAGCAAACGTTTCAGCAGAGAACGAGGCTAATCAGACAACTGATATTCAAGCGAGACTATTGGAGGAAGCGTTGCAGAGTGCAAAGAAACCGGCTTCACCTGTGATCAGAAATAGCACGGCGGCTGAAATTGAAACGGAAACCAATCAAACGGAACCGTTGAAGTCCAGTCCATCGCCAGTTGTATCTAATCATAAAACAGATGTTAAGAATTCTTCTAGTCCGAGCAAGCGGTCTAGTGGCGGACGAAAACAATTGATCCAAATTAAGCTTCCTGCGTCTGCAAAGAAAAAACCGAACGTGCCAATTAAACGGAGGTCAAGATCACTAACTCAACGTGTAGTCAGTCTTCCACCAGAAGCACAAAAGCCACCGGTGGAAACTTCACGAATTGATCCATCCCAAACCATTGACATTGATCTGATAAGTCCGATTGAGCATCCCAAAGGATTGAGTAATCCAGTGAAAAGTGGCGTCAACCTGAACAGCTTTTTAGAGACACCATGCAAGGAATCGTCATCATTCAAATACCCAATTACGCCGGGAATTGTCATTTCATCGTCAATAAAAACACCCGGTGTTCGACTGAACAAAGAGTATGATTCATTGATCAAATTTCCTGAATACCCTACTCCATCGTTTGCTATTACCCCTGGACGCACCAAAACACCATTGAGCCAGACGAGCAGCCAAAAAGATGGCAGTTCTTATAACCGTGCAACGGATTATTCGTCGGGAAGCTCGTACTACAAGCCAGATGAATCAGACGACATTGACAGAAATATCGACGCTTTGATCAAAGAATCGGTAAAGGAATATCGAAATCAAATTGTAGAAAGCGGTTTGGGTGTTCATCCACAACAACACATCGATTCATGCAACGATCAAGAGGCATCGGATGGAGAATTAAGTGACTCGTCATCATCTACCTCTTCGTCATCGCAGTCATCATCCACTTCAACGTGCAGCTCATCACCTTCTATTTCAGACGATAGCAGAGCCCAAGCACAAGCATCTGAGGACGCCAAACGGTTGCTCATAGCTCAAAGAACTCAGCAGCAGCTACAATTAGAACAGGTTCGTCTGCGCACAATGGCTACATTGAAATCcgacaataaaatcgaaagatTCCGTAAACCTAAGACAAAGATTTCCACTCTGCAACGGCAAAAAGTTATGGATGGAACTGGCATGATAAAGAAGCCGGTACAAACTTT includes:
- the LOC119085601 gene encoding poly(ADP-ribose) glycohydrolase isoform X2, translating into MPTGVVTFTRRCMPDKHRIRWDKWEGDFKATKLHVTAYGTIEDDGRGLLQVDFANKFLGGGVLGFGCVQEEIRFVICPEMIVSKLITEVLDKNEALLMIGCERFSSYSGYASTFEWNDNFIDRTPYDESRRRLCNVVAIDALNFYAASDQYREELIRRELDKAYVGYYHELKSPAPGVATGNWGCGAFGGNKRLKALIQLMVCCVTCRPMVYFTFFDKELRDELLEMRKFLVDEGITVAELWSSLVQIRNHKIPPEHIYSFIYQWHRDIKYAHLMLNDSPNFDSTDVPLTESSAIPSSSTESSSNFQWPSKKNRQSIPTSTFYSKSNCDTTTKQETSPDKSSHEADLYRKSKSSLLDPADREYYQKEFTKIHSKQTVTGGSSLLDALDEDYGARRTATDQTDLPSSKSDRLDAADRYGNVTGESSLLNALDENYDDCNIDQMVDDHANLPSSQPIDQPNGNVDMFASTDGADREQKIDSQEKSVSNEESNEDSQDVIPCTPPPEKSLKRKANSNKKQIKITDIYPKLNVN
- the LOC119085601 gene encoding poly(ADP-ribose) glycohydrolase isoform X1, whose translation is MSDDGMDPMDVDENGDSDQNNENCGHKMEDIYRLSSEWDLRHFPGVKPSPIHTVLYQTPILNATVPPIPHKGPGRWDANHVRLPCAQQNQYVVRNEDDTEEVKERWSLIRTALSQDIRTSHDLVAAILSYNTKYSKTWRFNGLHKLFQDSDEKACESFFTELLPKIIRLALALPELIPSAIPLLKRGTTKSISFSQEQIASLLANAFLCTFPRRNAQGKRSEYRSFPDINFNRLFESSEHNVVEKLKCICHYFRRVTNNMPTGVVTFTRRCMPDKHRIRWDKWEGDFKATKLHVTAYGTIEDDGRGLLQVDFANKFLGGGVLGFGCVQEEIRFVICPEMIVSKLITEVLDKNEALLMIGCERFSSYSGYASTFEWNDNFIDRTPYDESRRRLCNVVAIDALNFYAASDQYREELIRRELDKAYVGYYHELKSPAPGVATGNWGCGAFGGNKRLKALIQLMVCCVTCRPMVYFTFFDKELRDELLEMRKFLVDEGITVAELWSSLVQIRNHKIPPEHIYSFIYQWHRDIKYAHLMLNDSPNFDSTDVPLTESSAIPSSSTESSSNFQWPSKKNRQSIPTSTFYSKSNCDTTTKQETSPDKSSHEADLYRKSKSSLLDPADREYYQKEFTKIHSKQTVTGGSSLLDALDEDYGARRTATDQTDLPSSKSDRLDAADRYGNVTGESSLLNALDENYDDCNIDQMVDDHANLPSSQPIDQPNGNVDMFASTDGADREQKIDSQEKSVSNEESNEDSQDVIPCTPPPEKSLKRKANSNKKQIKITDIYPKLNVN